Proteins from a genomic interval of Ndongobacter massiliensis:
- a CDS encoding NYN domain-containing protein, giving the protein MSEENRYAVLIDAENVSPKYMKVIFDEISNYGVTTYRRIYGDWTSTRNSGWKSVLLDNSVTPIQQYSYTEGKNASDSAMIIDAMDILYTMSVDGFCLVSSDSDFTRLASRLRESGMTVIGMGESKTPNAFIAACNAFKYLDILYASGNEEEAESEAAEEKRPGVRRNTKRTEANGDSARRMAPKKEPAPQPQTKLSTIRRALRTIIQENSDDNDWISLANLGNQLAKRFPDFDVRNYGHKKLTTFVESLGDFEVDRRIMSTDGKVQQVFVHTRERNTKA; this is encoded by the coding sequence ATGAGTGAAGAAAACCGCTATGCGGTACTGATCGACGCCGAGAATGTGTCGCCGAAATATATGAAGGTCATTTTCGATGAAATCTCCAATTACGGGGTGACGACCTATCGGCGCATTTATGGAGATTGGACAAGCACGCGCAACAGCGGATGGAAGTCGGTGCTCTTGGATAATTCGGTAACACCGATTCAGCAATACAGTTACACCGAGGGAAAAAACGCCTCGGACAGCGCCATGATCATCGATGCGATGGATATTCTTTACACGATGAGCGTGGACGGTTTTTGTCTCGTATCGTCGGACAGCGACTTTACACGCCTGGCCTCGCGCCTGCGCGAGTCGGGCATGACGGTGATCGGCATGGGCGAAAGCAAAACGCCGAATGCTTTTATCGCCGCCTGTAACGCCTTTAAGTATTTGGATATCCTCTATGCGTCTGGCAATGAGGAGGAGGCGGAATCGGAAGCTGCGGAGGAAAAGCGCCCGGGCGTCCGCCGCAATACAAAGCGCACGGAGGCGAATGGAGACAGCGCCCGCCGCATGGCACCGAAAAAAGAGCCGGCACCGCAGCCGCAGACGAAACTTTCCACCATCCGCCGGGCGCTGCGCACGATTATTCAGGAAAACTCGGATGACAATGACTGGATTTCTCTGGCAAATCTTGGCAATCAACTGGCGAAGCGCTTCCCCGACTTTGATGTGCGCAATTACGGGCACAAGAAGTTGACGACCTTTGTCGAGTCTCTCGGCGATTTTGAAGTCGACCGTCGCATCATGTCGACGGACGGCAAGGTACAACAGGTGTTCGTGCACACGCGGGAGCGCAACACAAAGGCGTGA
- a CDS encoding 1-phosphofructokinase family hexose kinase, whose translation MIYTVTINPSLDFFSILDDLQRGRINYSNEDKMTAGGRAINVSRVLRNLGLPTLATGFVGGRTGAFIEDELDRSDIPHDFVHVEGNTRINLNLFVNHMETRILGKGKPISINKVNELMYYIARVREGDFVILGGSIPPGVSDSIYDRMIEICVVNGADFIPILSGPLLKRTLSRAPILIAPSLDELDAMFDTRLTELSEAIPLAFSCIDAGVKNVIVTNGHLGSLLVTSNRKVYTVGGPKDAIISRTSTKVSLIAGFVGSFMRTHDPVESFHLAQAASNAAYLVKGIPTREEMEREKEKIEVLPFA comes from the coding sequence ATGATTTATACAGTGACCATCAATCCCTCGCTGGACTTCTTTTCCATTTTGGACGATTTGCAGCGCGGGCGTATCAATTATTCCAATGAGGACAAGATGACCGCCGGCGGCCGCGCCATTAACGTTTCGCGCGTGCTGCGCAATTTGGGTTTGCCGACCTTAGCAACGGGGTTTGTCGGCGGACGCACAGGGGCTTTCATTGAAGACGAGCTCGACCGTTCGGATATTCCGCACGACTTTGTCCACGTTGAAGGCAATACGCGTATCAATCTCAATCTCTTTGTCAATCACATGGAAACGCGGATTCTCGGGAAAGGTAAGCCCATTTCCATCAACAAGGTCAATGAGCTGATGTACTACATCGCGCGCGTGCGCGAAGGCGATTTTGTGATTCTCGGCGGCTCCATCCCCCCCGGGGTGAGCGATTCCATTTACGACCGGATGATCGAGATCTGCGTCGTCAACGGAGCGGATTTTATTCCGATTTTAAGCGGTCCGCTGCTAAAGCGAACACTTTCCCGTGCGCCAATTCTCATTGCACCGTCGCTGGACGAACTGGATGCGATGTTCGACACGCGACTGACAGAACTGTCGGAGGCGATTCCGCTCGCGTTTTCCTGCATTGATGCCGGTGTAAAAAATGTCATTGTGACAAATGGGCACCTCGGCTCGCTTCTGGTCACGTCAAATCGCAAGGTGTACACCGTGGGCGGACCGAAAGATGCCATTATCAGTCGCACCTCGACGAAAGTCTCTCTCATTGCCGGCTTTGTGGGTAGCTTTATGCGCACGCATGACCCGGTGGAGTCTTTCCATCTCGCACAGGCGGCGTCGAATGCGGCATACCTGGTCAAGGGCATTCCCACGCGAGAGGAAATGGAACGGGAAAAGGAAAAAATTGAAGTGCTGCCTTTTGCGTAG
- a CDS encoding tRNA (cytidine(34)-2'-O)-methyltransferase: MEGKNKNIVVLVEPEIPYNTGNIARTCVSTHTALHLVRPYGFHLTNRYIKRAGMDYWPHVDLTEWDSLEEFCPFMEARVQEGYDVVYATTKGRKTLGDLQISGPAILLFGKESAGLPAWLREAHPERCIRIPMYAQERSLNLSNSQAIVLYEVLRQQGYPDLH, translated from the coding sequence ATGGAAGGCAAGAACAAAAATATCGTTGTGCTGGTCGAGCCGGAAATTCCTTACAATACGGGAAATATCGCGCGTACCTGCGTCAGTACGCACACGGCGCTGCACCTGGTGCGTCCTTATGGATTTCATTTGACTAACCGCTACATTAAACGGGCGGGCATGGATTATTGGCCACACGTCGATTTGACGGAGTGGGATTCGCTGGAAGAATTCTGCCCCTTTATGGAAGCGCGTGTACAGGAAGGCTATGACGTCGTCTATGCGACGACAAAGGGGCGAAAAACGCTCGGAGATCTGCAAATTTCCGGCCCGGCAATTCTGCTCTTCGGCAAGGAAAGTGCCGGTCTTCCCGCTTGGCTGCGGGAGGCGCATCCGGAACGGTGCATTCGCATTCCGATGTATGCGCAGGAGCGATCGCTCAACCTGTCCAATTCGCAGGCGATTGTGCTTTACGAGGTTCTGCGCCAACAGGGATATCCGGACTTACACTAA
- a CDS encoding N(4)-(beta-N-acetylglucosaminyl)-L-asparaginase, translating into MWGIIATWRMALAGVCEAAEKLAHGQGALDALEHAICNVESNPDYLSVGFGALPNEAGELELDSGIMDGTTLSVGAVCALRNFENPVRVARLLLNEPANNFLSGEGAARYARANGFVEANLLTEKARARWQQRRLAGEGTARPYEGHDTVGMVCLDKDGRLAAATSTSGLFMKHVGRIGDSPLCGSGFYANTTWGGATATGFGEDLYKGAISYEISRRMGEGATPQEAAEGALYALDRLLKERRGAAGDLSVVCMNPSGAWGAATNTRHFSFVVATETQAPTVYVAHFDGQKTRMEIADAAWISSHTE; encoded by the coding sequence ATGTGGGGAATCATAGCAACATGGCGCATGGCCCTGGCGGGCGTGTGCGAAGCGGCAGAAAAGCTGGCGCATGGGCAGGGCGCATTGGATGCCTTGGAACACGCCATCTGTAATGTGGAATCGAACCCGGACTACCTGTCGGTCGGTTTCGGCGCACTGCCGAATGAGGCGGGCGAATTGGAACTCGACAGCGGCATAATGGACGGAACGACGCTCTCGGTCGGAGCGGTCTGCGCCCTGCGCAATTTTGAAAATCCGGTGCGCGTTGCGCGCCTGCTTCTTAACGAACCGGCAAACAATTTTCTGAGCGGGGAGGGCGCTGCTCGCTACGCCCGTGCGAATGGCTTTGTGGAAGCGAATCTATTGACGGAAAAAGCCCGTGCACGTTGGCAGCAACGCCGCTTGGCCGGCGAAGGGACGGCGCGCCCTTATGAGGGGCACGACACTGTCGGCATGGTCTGTCTGGATAAAGACGGTCGCCTTGCTGCCGCGACTTCAACGAGCGGGCTTTTCATGAAGCACGTTGGGCGCATTGGCGATTCGCCGCTTTGTGGCAGCGGATTTTATGCCAATACGACATGGGGCGGCGCCACCGCCACCGGTTTTGGCGAGGATCTCTACAAGGGAGCTATTTCCTATGAAATTTCCCGCCGCATGGGCGAGGGCGCAACCCCACAGGAAGCCGCCGAGGGCGCCCTTTACGCCTTGGATCGCCTGCTCAAAGAGCGGCGCGGCGCTGCAGGAGATTTATCCGTCGTCTGTATGAATCCGAGCGGAGCCTGGGGCGCTGCCACCAATACCCGGCACTTTTCCTTTGTCGTCGCCACCGAAACACAAGCACCTACGGTGTATGTGGCGCATTTCGACGGACAAAAAACGCGCATGGAAATTGCCGATGCCGCGTGGATTTCGTCGCACACGGAATAG